The nucleotide sequence AGTCCTCGTTTGTGCGCGACGACGCGCATAGCCAGATCAACTTCACCGCCAGCTCGCGCATGATCGACGCCCAGGGCTACTGGGATAAGTGGACGGCCACCATCGCCTTTGACGCCGACAAGCTCGAGGCCACCACGCTTGCCCTCGACATCGACGCCAAGAGCGTGAACACCCGCATCGGCTCGCGAGACAACCACCTGCGGTCGAAAGATTTTTTCAACGCCGACTCCTTTCCCGCCATCACCTTCCGCTCCAAGTCCATCCGCGCCACGGGTGCGGCGCCGGCCGCCGGTGCGGAACTGAACAATGTGAAGCTCATTATTACCGGCGAGCTCACCATTCGCGGCGTGACCAAGACCGTCGCCATTCCTGCCACGCTGGTGTTTTTTGATCGCAAGGGCAATGTCGGGCGCGTCAAAGGCGCGTTCACGATGCTCCGCAAAGACTACAACATCAGCTTCGACTCGCCGCTCAACCCCATCGAGAACGAAGTGCCGGTGCAGTTCGACATCGCGTTTAAAGCGGCGAAGTAAATCGTCGCCGTCGCAGCACGAAACGCGGCCCGCCTCTTTCTATTCAGAGCGAGATGGGCTGCGCCGCTCGGCACGTGGCGCGATCCGGTGCCGCCAGCGCGCCCAGCCGTCGCAGCACCAGCGAGCGGTCGAGCGTGAACAATTTCCAGCGCACGGTCGACGCGCCCGGAAGCCCAGCCGCATCGAGATCGCGAATGGTGACGTCGCCCGGCCACGGCGTGTGAGTAGCGGTGGTGATCATCGCGAGCACGAGATGCGACGAGTGAAGATTGAACTCGCGCGACGAGCAGACGAGCGCAGGGCGGCGCTTGGCGGACGCTCGCTCCGTAAATG is from Gemmatimonadota bacterium and encodes:
- a CDS encoding YceI family protein codes for the protein MIRPIRTLLLPLLSAAVALNAAGAQSSFVRDDAHSQINFTASSRMIDAQGYWDKWTATIAFDADKLEATTLALDIDAKSVNTRIGSRDNHLRSKDFFNADSFPAITFRSKSIRATGAAPAAGAELNNVKLIITGELTIRGVTKTVAIPATLVFFDRKGNVGRVKGAFTMLRKDYNISFDSPLNPIENEVPVQFDIAFKAAK
- a CDS encoding type II toxin-antitoxin system PemK/MazF family toxin — its product is MTTPRLLGFSSYSAGDVVVVPFPFTERASAKRRPALVCSSREFNLHSSHLVLAMITTATHTPWPGDVTIRDLDAAGLPGASTVRWKLFTLDRSLVLRRLGALAAPDRATCRAAQPISL